One stretch of Sediminispirochaeta bajacaliforniensis DSM 16054 DNA includes these proteins:
- the gdhA gene encoding NADP-specific glutamate dehydrogenase: MYNIKEFMAELEKKNPAEPEFIQAVQEVIESVIDVVNDNPAYLNAKILERITEPDRIYTFKVEWEDDNGDVQVNRGYRVQFNNAIGPYKGGLRFHPSVTLGTLKFLGFEQTFKNSLTTLPMGGAKGGSDFNPKGKSDNEIMRFCRSFMTSLWRYIGPDTDVPAGDIGVGGREIGYLYGQYKRLQLVNAGVLTGKGRNWGGSLIRPEATGFGSMYFTRQMVESTGESMKGKRIAVSGFGNVAWGACMKASELGAKVITISGPDGYILDEEGVNTEEKWNYMLELRASNNDVVEPYAAKFGAKFFPGKRPWDVPVDIAVPCAIQNELHGDDADKLMANGVKFVVETSNMGCTAEAVEKFLAAKVPFVPGKAANAGGVAVSGLEMSQNSMKLSWPAEEVDEKLKRIMGDIHDACVRDGRTEDGYINYVKGANIAGFKKVADAMLDLGY, from the coding sequence GTGTACAACATAAAAGAATTTATGGCCGAGCTTGAAAAAAAGAATCCGGCCGAACCTGAATTTATTCAGGCTGTTCAGGAAGTAATAGAATCGGTTATCGATGTTGTAAACGATAATCCGGCATATCTGAATGCGAAAATACTTGAACGAATTACCGAACCGGATCGCATCTACACCTTCAAGGTCGAATGGGAAGATGATAACGGGGATGTTCAGGTAAATCGTGGCTATCGTGTACAGTTCAATAACGCTATTGGTCCGTATAAAGGTGGTTTGCGTTTCCACCCCAGCGTAACATTGGGTACGTTGAAATTCCTTGGTTTCGAACAGACCTTTAAAAATAGTCTGACGACCCTTCCTATGGGAGGTGCAAAAGGGGGAAGTGATTTCAACCCCAAAGGAAAAAGCGATAATGAAATTATGCGGTTTTGCCGTAGCTTCATGACAAGCCTTTGGCGTTACATTGGTCCCGATACCGATGTACCTGCAGGCGATATCGGTGTCGGTGGCAGAGAGATCGGATACCTTTACGGACAATATAAACGCCTCCAGTTGGTAAATGCCGGCGTGTTGACAGGGAAAGGAAGAAACTGGGGCGGTTCTTTGATCAGGCCGGAAGCCACCGGTTTTGGTTCGATGTATTTTACTCGGCAGATGGTGGAAAGTACCGGAGAATCCATGAAAGGCAAGAGAATTGCTGTTTCCGGATTCGGCAACGTAGCCTGGGGGGCCTGCATGAAGGCTTCCGAATTGGGGGCAAAGGTCATCACCATTTCGGGGCCCGATGGATATATTCTCGACGAAGAGGGAGTCAATACCGAGGAAAAGTGGAACTATATGCTCGAACTGCGTGCCAGCAATAACGACGTGGTTGAGCCTTATGCCGCTAAGTTCGGGGCAAAGTTTTTCCCCGGAAAGCGTCCTTGGGATGTTCCCGTAGACATTGCTGTCCCCTGTGCCATCCAGAATGAGTTGCACGGAGATGATGCGGACAAACTGATGGCAAACGGTGTCAAATTCGTGGTCGAAACCAGTAATATGGGCTGTACCGCCGAGGCCGTAGAAAAATTCCTTGCAGCGAAAGTCCCCTTTGTTCCCGGAAAGGCCGCTAATGCCGGCGGGGTCGCTGTTTCCGGTTTGGAGATGAGCCAGAACTCCATGAAACTTTCCTGGCCAGCCGAAGAGGTGGATGAAAAGTTGAAACGAATCATGGGAGACATCCACGACGCTTGCGTGCGTGATGGACGTACGGAGGATGGATACATCAACTATGTAAAAGGGGCGAATATCGCCGGTTTCAAGAAAGTGGCCGATGCGATGCTCGATCTTGGTTACTAA
- a CDS encoding PEP/pyruvate-binding domain-containing protein: MQKRVADILLVCSPYDKFMLEEDGRIDELLFQEYVSLNLRYPPKFTQASSAKDAFAMLEKRHFDLVITMLNIGDLNAIDLAKRIKAKYPNKPIIVLTPISTRETMQRLHNEDISSIDYIFSWQGNPNILLAMVKLIEDRMNVADDVATAGVQTIILVEDSVRYYSSYLPMIYQTLFSQARCLMTEGLNEWQQTMRMRGRPKILLARNYEEAIALYEAYKSNLLGIITDVTYKKEGIIDRSAGLKLCEHIRKENRELPILLQSSHQEHTKDAESHQASFIYKHSKGLLKELEEYIRSNYGFGDFVFRDPVTQAPIMRAHDLWELQHRIAEIPDDSFVAHVNNNDISKWLKARALFSLAEYLRPKQLSDFDHAQELRDFIIGAIKQFRTQEGRGTIAEFQRDRFDELSLFSRIGNGSLGGKGRGLAFIDLQLKQKRLNIKYPGVIVSIPRTVVLTTEIFEEFMETNRLYDIALSDHSDKEILDAFLAAKLPVKISEDLSALLQVVHNPIAVRSSSLLEDSHYQPFAGIYSTFMLPNNHIDLSRRFQDLAEAIRCVFASTYYQASKDYMRATNNLVEEEKMAVIIQEITGSVHNDRCYPHISGVARSLNFYPIENEKPEDGIVNIALGLGKTVVEGGISLRFSPRYPKKIIQLSDTKTAMKETQKNFFALSMDSESFSVTHKEESNIISLDLSAAEEDGMLKNLASTYDMENHILRDGSGYKGPRVLTFSGILRYGMFPLADIITELLKMGKQAMNVPIEIEFAVNLKPVGGRLPTFSFLQIRPIVENAEAEDLVIEEPDPKTALVFSNKAMGNGNYREIRDFVYINPDRFDPSKTKEMATSIAEINAALDDEDRGYILVVPGRLGSSDRWLGIPINWSQISNARVIVESGLKNFRVDPSQGTHFFQNITSLRNAYLTINPFMDDGLFNVEYLNKMKAAKEDKFLRHIRFSSPLTVKIDGKTGRGLITL; encoded by the coding sequence ATGCAAAAGAGAGTTGCGGATATATTGCTGGTCTGCAGCCCCTACGATAAATTTATGCTCGAAGAGGACGGAAGAATCGATGAGCTGTTGTTTCAGGAATATGTCAGCCTGAATCTTCGCTATCCACCGAAATTCACCCAAGCATCTTCTGCAAAAGACGCCTTTGCCATGCTCGAAAAACGTCATTTCGACCTGGTCATTACCATGCTGAATATAGGGGATTTGAATGCCATTGATCTCGCGAAGCGGATTAAGGCCAAATATCCAAATAAACCCATCATTGTTCTTACACCGATCTCGACACGAGAAACCATGCAACGCCTTCACAATGAGGATATATCATCCATCGATTATATTTTCAGCTGGCAGGGTAATCCGAATATCCTTCTGGCAATGGTAAAATTGATAGAAGACAGAATGAATGTTGCCGACGATGTTGCTACTGCCGGGGTCCAGACAATCATTCTGGTAGAGGATTCGGTACGATATTACTCAAGCTATCTGCCCATGATCTATCAAACGCTTTTCAGTCAGGCCCGATGTCTCATGACCGAAGGGCTCAACGAATGGCAGCAAACCATGCGCATGCGGGGACGCCCCAAAATTCTCCTGGCAAGGAACTATGAAGAAGCTATAGCCCTTTATGAGGCCTACAAGAGCAATCTTCTCGGCATTATCACCGATGTTACGTACAAAAAAGAGGGAATAATCGATCGTTCCGCAGGGCTTAAACTATGTGAACACATCAGGAAAGAAAATCGAGAACTCCCCATCCTTCTCCAGTCGAGTCACCAGGAGCATACAAAGGATGCCGAGAGCCATCAGGCCTCCTTCATCTACAAACACTCCAAGGGATTGCTCAAAGAGCTGGAAGAGTATATCAGATCAAACTACGGTTTTGGAGACTTTGTCTTTCGGGACCCGGTAACCCAGGCCCCGATCATGCGGGCCCATGATCTCTGGGAGCTCCAACACCGCATCGCGGAAATTCCCGATGACTCCTTTGTTGCCCATGTGAATAACAACGATATATCGAAGTGGCTCAAGGCACGTGCACTTTTTTCTCTTGCCGAATACCTCCGCCCTAAACAGCTTTCGGACTTCGACCACGCACAAGAGCTTCGTGACTTTATCATCGGCGCTATAAAGCAGTTTCGCACACAGGAAGGTCGAGGTACCATAGCCGAATTCCAGAGGGATCGGTTTGACGAGTTATCCCTATTCAGCAGGATCGGAAACGGCAGTCTGGGAGGCAAGGGGCGAGGTCTTGCCTTTATCGATTTACAGTTGAAACAGAAACGGCTCAACATAAAATATCCCGGGGTTATCGTCTCGATACCCCGGACGGTCGTGCTGACCACCGAAATATTCGAAGAATTCATGGAGACAAACAGACTCTACGATATAGCACTCTCCGATCACAGCGACAAAGAAATTCTCGACGCATTTCTTGCCGCAAAGCTGCCGGTAAAGATAAGCGAGGACCTTTCCGCCCTTCTTCAGGTGGTACACAATCCCATAGCCGTCCGCTCTTCCAGCCTGTTGGAGGACAGCCACTACCAACCCTTTGCCGGCATTTATTCCACCTTTATGCTTCCAAACAACCACATCGATCTCTCCCGAAGGTTCCAGGATCTCGCCGAAGCGATACGGTGCGTTTTTGCTTCGACCTACTACCAGGCAAGCAAAGATTACATGCGTGCTACAAATAATCTGGTTGAGGAAGAAAAGATGGCGGTCATTATCCAGGAAATAACCGGTTCCGTTCATAATGATCGTTGTTATCCTCACATTTCTGGTGTTGCCCGTAGTCTCAATTTTTACCCAATCGAAAATGAGAAACCGGAGGACGGGATCGTCAACATTGCGTTAGGCCTGGGAAAAACCGTTGTGGAGGGTGGTATATCTCTTAGATTCAGCCCCCGCTACCCCAAAAAAATTATTCAACTCTCCGATACCAAAACCGCCATGAAGGAGACTCAGAAAAACTTTTTCGCCCTTTCCATGGATTCCGAATCCTTCTCTGTTACCCACAAAGAAGAATCCAATATCATCAGCCTGGATCTCTCCGCTGCAGAAGAGGATGGGATGCTGAAGAATCTCGCCTCTACCTACGACATGGAAAATCATATACTACGGGACGGTAGCGGATACAAAGGCCCGAGGGTCCTTACCTTCTCCGGTATCCTCCGCTACGGCATGTTTCCCTTGGCCGACATCATTACTGAATTGCTGAAGATGGGGAAACAGGCCATGAACGTCCCCATTGAAATAGAGTTCGCCGTCAACCTAAAGCCGGTAGGAGGAAGGCTTCCCACCTTCAGCTTCCTTCAAATCAGACCAATTGTCGAAAACGCAGAGGCCGAGGATCTGGTTATTGAAGAACCTGATCCTAAAACGGCTCTTGTCTTTAGCAACAAAGCGATGGGGAACGGCAACTACCGGGAAATTCGTGATTTCGTCTATATCAACCCGGACCGTTTCGATCCCTCCAAAACAAAGGAGATGGCAACAAGCATAGCCGAGATCAATGCAGCGTTGGATGATGAAGATAGGGGATACATTCTTGTGGTTCCCGGTCGACTCGGATCAAGCGACAGGTGGCTGGGTATCCCTATCAACTGGAGTCAAATATCCAATGCCCGGGTCATTGTAGAGTCGGGACTGAAAAATTTCAGGGTGGATCCGAGCCAAGGCACCCATTTTTTTCAGAACATCACAAGCCTGAGAAATGCCTACCTCACCATCAATCCCTTTATGGACGACGGACTCTTCAATGTCGAGTATCTCAACAAGATGAAAGCCGCCAAGGAGGATAAATTCCTGCGACACATACGCTTTTCATCCCCCTTAACGGTAAAGATCGACGGAAAGACAGGAAGGGGATTGATTACCCTTTAA
- a CDS encoding pyridoxal phosphate-dependent aminotransferase: MGTLPLSNRNNQMQESSIRKLAPYADAAKAAGVAVYHLNIGQPDIKTPDAMVKAYTEAPDIIAYGPSPGVESYRRKLADYYRTIGVHVGVDDIFVTTGGSEALIFAMMAVLSPGDELIIAEPYYTNYNGFAVMAGASIVPVTATIDDGFRLPSIEAFEAVITERSRAILITSPGNPTGAIFTRPQLEQLAAFAKRHNLFVLSDEVYRDFFYGEEKPASILSIPGLEEHAVMIDSVSKRFSACGARIGALVTKNRDIYSLVMKFGQARLCPPAVEQIAAERALDTPPEYLRDVVAEYKLRRDLAVEALSKIDGVVVKKPEGAFYLIAQLPVDDAEAFAIWLLRDFRLNGATTMVAPAAGFYASPGLGKNQIRIAYVLNREALGNAIHIIDEGLKEYRRLKG; encoded by the coding sequence ATGGGAACACTGCCCCTTTCTAACCGCAACAATCAAATGCAAGAGAGCTCTATTCGTAAATTGGCTCCTTACGCCGATGCGGCCAAGGCGGCAGGCGTTGCCGTATACCATCTCAATATTGGGCAGCCGGATATAAAAACGCCGGATGCCATGGTAAAGGCCTACACCGAAGCACCGGATATTATTGCCTACGGGCCTTCTCCAGGAGTCGAAAGTTACAGGCGCAAACTTGCCGATTACTATCGGACTATTGGTGTTCATGTCGGTGTCGACGATATCTTCGTTACCACCGGCGGAAGCGAAGCCTTGATTTTTGCCATGATGGCCGTTCTCTCTCCTGGAGATGAACTGATCATTGCCGAGCCCTATTACACCAATTACAACGGTTTTGCCGTTATGGCCGGGGCGTCGATAGTGCCTGTTACTGCCACCATCGACGATGGATTTCGTCTTCCTTCTATCGAAGCTTTTGAGGCTGTCATTACTGAACGGAGTAGGGCAATTCTGATTACCTCTCCGGGAAACCCCACCGGCGCCATTTTTACCCGCCCGCAACTTGAGCAGCTGGCAGCTTTCGCCAAACGGCACAATCTTTTTGTACTTAGCGACGAGGTCTACCGCGATTTTTTCTACGGAGAGGAAAAGCCTGCTTCGATTCTTTCCATTCCCGGGCTGGAAGAGCACGCTGTCATGATCGACTCGGTGAGTAAGCGCTTCTCTGCTTGTGGAGCAAGGATTGGGGCTTTGGTGACGAAAAACCGGGATATCTACTCTTTGGTCATGAAGTTCGGGCAGGCCCGCCTCTGCCCTCCGGCTGTTGAGCAAATTGCCGCCGAGCGGGCTCTGGATACACCGCCAGAATACCTGCGGGATGTTGTGGCGGAGTATAAGCTTCGCCGGGACCTTGCGGTTGAGGCCTTGTCGAAGATCGACGGTGTTGTGGTCAAAAAACCCGAAGGAGCCTTTTACTTGATTGCCCAGCTTCCGGTAGATGACGCGGAGGCCTTCGCCATTTGGCTCCTCCGCGATTTTCGCTTAAACGGAGCCACCACTATGGTGGCCCCTGCCGCAGGCTTTTACGCAAGCCCGGGACTGGGAAAGAATCAAATCAGAATCGCCTATGTCTTAAATCGGGAAGCACTCGGGAATGCTATTCATATCATTGACGAGGGACTCAAGGAGTATCGCCGACTTAAAGGGTAA
- a CDS encoding hybrid sensor histidine kinase/response regulator codes for MGDEYQSSRILIVDDVYRNIQLAGAILKQENFHFSFATDGKTALRVAREGGVDLILLDIMMPDLDGFSVCSLLKEKPETADIPVIFLTAKNDTESIVRGFDLGAVDYLTKPFQAAELLARVRTHVHLRITERKLKEANAAKDRFFSIIAHDLRSPFTALLGVSQYLRDGIDELSPETAKELIGGIHSASKNAFDLLENLLQWSRVQIGTAVFVPEDVELASSVRDNIGLLGVNIAAKDLSVENKVPENIRAYADARVVDTVIRNLLSNAVKFTPRGGRIELIGEEGGEVCRLIVRDSGVGMSEKQLASLFKIDSRQNTKGTEQEEGSGLGLILSKEFLDRSNGCLSVESHPGEGSVFTVTLPAFS; via the coding sequence ATGGGCGATGAGTACCAATCCTCGCGGATACTGATTGTCGATGATGTGTACAGGAATATTCAGCTTGCAGGAGCAATCCTTAAGCAAGAAAATTTTCATTTTTCCTTTGCCACCGATGGTAAAACTGCTCTGCGCGTTGCACGGGAAGGCGGTGTCGATCTGATTCTGCTGGATATCATGATGCCTGATCTTGATGGGTTTTCGGTCTGTTCACTTCTGAAAGAGAAGCCGGAGACCGCCGATATTCCAGTCATTTTTTTGACGGCGAAAAATGATACCGAAAGCATTGTACGTGGTTTCGATCTTGGTGCCGTCGATTATCTGACAAAACCTTTTCAAGCCGCAGAACTGTTGGCCAGGGTCCGTACCCATGTGCATCTGCGAATTACCGAGCGCAAGTTGAAAGAGGCTAATGCCGCAAAAGATCGCTTTTTTTCCATTATTGCCCACGACCTTCGTAGCCCATTTACCGCTCTGCTTGGGGTAAGTCAGTATCTGCGGGATGGAATCGACGAGCTAAGCCCCGAAACTGCCAAGGAGCTTATCGGGGGGATTCATAGTGCAAGCAAAAATGCCTTCGACCTCCTGGAAAATTTGCTGCAGTGGTCAAGGGTCCAGATTGGAACAGCTGTTTTTGTCCCCGAAGATGTCGAACTTGCCTCATCCGTTCGGGACAACATCGGTCTTTTAGGGGTTAACATTGCAGCGAAAGATCTCTCGGTTGAAAACAAGGTACCGGAGAATATCCGGGCCTATGCAGATGCCCGTGTAGTGGACACTGTTATTCGCAATTTGCTTTCCAATGCTGTCAAATTTACCCCCAGAGGCGGACGGATTGAGCTAATCGGAGAAGAGGGTGGAGAGGTTTGTCGTCTCATTGTTCGCGATTCCGGTGTCGGAATGAGTGAAAAGCAGCTTGCATCGCTTTTCAAGATCGATTCGAGGCAAAATACGAAAGGCACGGAGCAGGAGGAGGGGTCTGGCCTGGGGCTTATCCTGAGTAAAGAGTTCCTCGATCGAAGTAACGGCTGCCTCTCGGTAGAAAGTCATCCTGGTGAAGGCTCTGTTTTTACCGTTACCCTTCCTGCCTTTTCGTAG
- a CDS encoding response regulator, whose translation MAKKLLIIDDSFLVRSGLEGAFKKSGKWEISLAENGKIGLEKILSEKPDIVIMDIEMPEMDGLATLKEIGSKKRSGEILKSLPVIILSGTMYENDENIRRAKMLGASDVMAKPMGKSSTVTIDVTALQERMEKLLA comes from the coding sequence ATGGCAAAGAAATTATTGATAATCGATGACTCTTTTCTTGTCCGGTCGGGACTGGAAGGGGCATTTAAAAAAAGTGGAAAATGGGAGATTTCGCTGGCGGAGAATGGAAAGATCGGCCTTGAGAAAATTCTATCCGAAAAACCTGATATCGTGATTATGGATATTGAGATGCCGGAAATGGATGGACTCGCCACTTTGAAAGAAATCGGTTCGAAAAAACGGTCGGGAGAAATTCTAAAAAGTTTACCTGTTATCATTTTAAGCGGAACAATGTACGAAAACGATGAAAATATTCGTAGAGCCAAAATGTTAGGGGCTTCCGACGTCATGGCAAAGCCTATGGGGAAATCTTCAACAGTTACGATTGATGTTACGGCGTTGCAAGAGCGAATGGAGAAATTGCTTGCGTAA
- a CDS encoding Hpt domain-containing protein, translated as MLDDLASLQSQFYEDASDLLNSGEAILLALEDGNGDTEQLNALFRVFHTLKGNANMVGIESVGRLCHALESILDGVRKGTAPLDESMLQHSFEVIDLLGQIAARADAAPFDDHISQIVGQLEEGGGRSAEKVSASEPLSAPAVSEVTETEAEDSKATQRADFISGKALFLRFAGSYGRAVELAGEIQFADSDKSIEQLLDLGMLALDLRDLGVQLDEGELGRVAIYLEKFVTALLRLQAEYEEITFELLYVLLDEIEDRLRTLLKRVPWFRVEQVEEPIQLRNLVGLEIEEEKEDVLVVELHISEEAFLRSADLFNQCRRLKEERKGPVCFLHANPGVLAKAAQLLGQSIGAVYPDVHKDVLSGIIGIATSLS; from the coding sequence ATGCTTGATGATCTTGCTTCCCTCCAGTCGCAATTTTACGAAGATGCCTCAGATCTTTTAAATAGCGGCGAAGCGATTCTCCTGGCCCTGGAGGACGGAAACGGCGATACCGAACAGCTTAATGCCCTTTTTCGTGTTTTCCACACCCTTAAGGGAAATGCCAATATGGTTGGTATCGAATCGGTCGGCCGACTTTGCCATGCTCTGGAATCTATCCTCGACGGTGTGAGGAAAGGTACGGCCCCTCTTGACGAAAGCATGCTGCAGCATAGCTTTGAGGTTATCGATCTCTTGGGGCAGATTGCCGCTCGTGCGGATGCGGCACCTTTTGATGATCATATTTCTCAAATAGTCGGGCAACTTGAGGAGGGGGGGGGAAGGAGTGCCGAAAAGGTTTCTGCTTCCGAACCACTCTCTGCTCCTGCGGTCTCCGAAGTAACTGAAACAGAAGCAGAAGACAGCAAGGCAACACAGCGTGCGGATTTTATTTCTGGAAAGGCTCTTTTCCTGCGTTTTGCGGGAAGTTACGGCCGAGCCGTTGAGCTTGCCGGGGAGATACAATTCGCAGATAGCGACAAGAGCATTGAACAGCTTCTTGATCTCGGAATGCTTGCCCTTGATCTTCGGGACCTTGGTGTGCAGCTGGATGAAGGCGAATTGGGACGTGTCGCCATCTATCTGGAAAAGTTTGTTACCGCTCTTTTACGTCTTCAGGCCGAATATGAAGAGATCACCTTCGAGCTCCTTTATGTGCTGCTTGATGAGATTGAAGATCGTCTGAGAACTCTGCTGAAACGGGTTCCCTGGTTCAGAGTTGAGCAAGTGGAGGAACCGATCCAGCTACGCAATCTGGTCGGTTTGGAAATCGAAGAAGAAAAGGAAGATGTGCTTGTGGTCGAACTGCACATATCGGAGGAAGCTTTCCTTCGCAGTGCGGACCTTTTTAATCAGTGTCGGCGGCTCAAAGAGGAGCGCAAGGGGCCTGTTTGCTTTCTTCACGCAAACCCCGGGGTTCTTGCGAAGGCTGCTCAACTGCTTGGCCAAAGTATAGGGGCCGTATATCCTGATGTTCATAAAGATGTTCTTTCCGGGATCATTGGGATAGCGACTTCCCTGAGTTGA
- a CDS encoding response regulator translates to MIVKTIICDDDPMVLALLKAYLSPLKMLDIQTVDSAPKALEIIRHEKIHLLILDIVMPIMDGITLLREAKKIDPLTHVVMMTSDATLGRVIDSLGSGALDFVMKPFQDEHDIVEIVEGSVARWERWNKVLKETARKTYEAGDHA, encoded by the coding sequence ATGATCGTAAAAACAATCATTTGTGATGATGACCCTATGGTGCTGGCGCTTCTGAAGGCCTATTTGTCTCCTCTGAAAATGCTGGATATACAAACGGTGGATAGTGCACCCAAGGCCCTTGAGATTATCAGACATGAGAAAATTCATCTTCTCATTCTTGATATCGTCATGCCGATAATGGATGGAATTACCCTATTACGAGAGGCCAAAAAGATCGATCCCTTGACTCATGTGGTCATGATGACCTCCGACGCCACCCTTGGGCGGGTGATTGATTCTCTTGGAAGCGGCGCGCTGGATTTTGTCATGAAGCCGTTTCAGGATGAACATGACATTGTCGAAATTGTCGAGGGTTCCGTTGCCCGCTGGGAACGGTGGAATAAGGTACTAAAAGAGACGGCCCGAAAAACCTATGAGGCAGGAGACCATGCTTGA
- a CDS encoding RluA family pseudouridine synthase → MLEVLYEDNHLIVVNKRCGDIVQGDKSGDPTLADEVKEYLRAKYNKPGNVFLGIPHRLDRPTSGVVLYARTEKALRRLSLSFREQHVEKIYWAVVDKMPPAESGTLVHYLRRDRKKNKSFASDTPTADSQEAKMRYRLVGATNRYYLLEIELLTGRHHQIRAQLAAVGCRIRGDLKYGYPRSNRDGGIHLHARKVSLDHPVGERNRITITADPPSGDPLWGEFLRLEEG, encoded by the coding sequence ATGCTTGAAGTGTTATATGAAGATAATCACTTGATTGTGGTGAATAAGCGGTGCGGTGATATTGTGCAGGGGGATAAGAGTGGCGATCCTACACTTGCCGATGAGGTAAAAGAATATCTGAGAGCGAAATACAACAAGCCGGGAAATGTCTTCCTTGGAATTCCCCATCGCCTTGACCGCCCTACAAGCGGCGTTGTGCTGTATGCCCGTACGGAAAAAGCCCTTAGGAGACTTTCTCTTTCGTTTCGTGAGCAGCATGTTGAGAAGATCTATTGGGCCGTTGTTGACAAGATGCCTCCCGCAGAGTCCGGCACCCTCGTTCACTATCTTCGCCGGGACAGAAAGAAAAACAAGTCTTTTGCTTCCGATACTCCAACAGCCGATAGTCAGGAGGCAAAAATGCGTTATCGACTTGTCGGAGCGACAAATAGGTACTATCTATTGGAAATAGAGCTACTTACCGGCCGGCATCACCAGATCCGTGCTCAGTTGGCGGCCGTCGGCTGCCGAATCCGTGGAGACTTGAAATACGGTTATCCCCGGAGTAACCGGGACGGGGGGATACATCTTCATGCCAGAAAGGTTTCCCTCGACCATCCTGTGGGGGAACGGAATCGGATCACCATCACGGCGGATCCTCCCTCCGGGGATCCTTTATGGGGGGAGTTCCTTCGCCTTGAGGAGGGCTAA